A single region of the Thermodesulfatator indicus DSM 15286 genome encodes:
- a CDS encoding AsmA-like C-terminal domain-containing protein — translation MKKRLKTLALILSITTFVLLILLAFIVVFLPYLVNLEVIRSQIANKLSKQLHAKVYLKEVRIRLIPRPTIKTKELEIEHQKYSFYLKEGDLILKLVPLFHKRIEVEKCLLSQPVFVKKKGKGPPPVISPQKIFKITGELLPKIPTLTVQIKQGAIIFSSANQKEILFDKIDATLSLQPDFLEFEGKALNPALKNLTFSLRLWPKEELAEGLLRVKHLDLSLFPLLNSYSSITRLKTDINLDLSYRYENQKWLLGFTASAPCFLKEEPNNLIFDCAALVGQATYGSSGLKIEIKDLAMKNPALFASGYFLHENKKAAFDFHIREGDWGAIRKRLLLLLPENRGLKTLCEIVIDGKAKDIHLKSEAPNLKTLFHLDNFSYEGTAENGVIRVPTLNLRLENVSGWASLKKAILKVKKGEGDYQQTHLSNVSLELNLRKLKDKTSPLIFEADFKTNFNDLRKILGALPLPAKINEELNNLNGTGKLFGQVKIGGLLKKPIVSFSFTPANLSLKYAHFPLPAVLNDGLVTYKAHTLSVKGIEISFPKSKIFTSFSLNISKKPYFFTLSEARGTIFIPELKKILHSYPKGEEILNRYPFDGEWIDLIYASYKGLLEEKSLVQNFSLKAQTTNFKISMTYLPGPLFFKRATVIYDKYSLAFENSEANLLDAHFLGAGEIDFKPLSLYLRGEGQSGKDFISWIYKKGKIPDKFFPVTPIKASSLKFKMALPKITFNGQLINHKNVKASFNFEKDKNYWKIKSIIYPSASSPINIQIEKNYMWNIAFNGHLTQDQIKQFFLKNPFVLKKISGDFTAKINAKELTRSQFTGTLKVSGFKWPTKPNIWIEELDVKARKKNVKIKHLEADIGDTTIEAKGNLYFDPNFINFEGKVYSPFIVLDDILSLRKRNSNKNSKIKLVGTVDFEVDSLVYKNFELSLVTGTLFYYPEKIRVVVNQANLCGIKFWGDYEKSLKARKLKVFFKRQNGELAKTLFCLFHQKKFEGPYNLKGNLLTSGHKALFEKSSGEINFISKKGRIHQFGLLSKLLAFLSPIDIFQGNLPNLGEEGLTYNLLKLDGRFQKKYLEIENLELNAPGFRFFATGKIDILNKKINLTALVSPFKTVDTVVSNVPLVGWVLTGKSKMIVGVPIRISGKLEDPSIIPLDPTTLGSHFLGIVGRTFKLPFKILFPGKK, via the coding sequence ATGAAAAAGCGACTTAAAACCTTAGCGCTCATTCTGAGCATCACCACTTTTGTTTTACTGATACTTTTGGCTTTTATCGTAGTTTTTCTCCCTTATCTGGTAAATCTCGAAGTGATTCGATCCCAGATAGCCAATAAGCTCTCTAAACAATTACACGCCAAAGTTTACTTAAAAGAAGTCAGAATTCGCCTAATACCTAGGCCTACAATCAAAACCAAAGAACTTGAAATAGAACACCAAAAATATTCATTTTACCTAAAAGAAGGGGATCTCATTCTCAAACTGGTTCCTCTTTTTCATAAAAGAATAGAAGTCGAAAAATGTCTCCTTAGCCAGCCAGTTTTTGTTAAGAAAAAAGGAAAAGGGCCACCTCCTGTAATTTCACCCCAAAAAATTTTTAAAATTACAGGAGAACTCTTACCCAAAATTCCTACCCTCACTGTCCAGATAAAACAAGGGGCCATTATATTTAGCTCAGCTAACCAAAAGGAAATCCTTTTTGATAAAATAGACGCTACCCTTTCTCTTCAGCCAGACTTTTTAGAATTTGAAGGCAAGGCTCTAAATCCGGCTTTAAAAAATTTAACGTTTTCTCTACGACTCTGGCCAAAGGAAGAATTAGCCGAAGGTTTACTTAGAGTAAAACATTTAGACTTGTCGCTTTTCCCTCTTTTAAATTCATATAGCTCTATAACACGTCTAAAAACCGATATAAATTTGGATTTATCTTATCGTTACGAAAATCAAAAATGGTTATTGGGATTCACGGCCTCAGCTCCTTGCTTTCTTAAAGAAGAACCTAATAACTTAATTTTTGATTGCGCCGCCCTGGTTGGCCAAGCCACTTATGGCTCTTCTGGTCTAAAAATAGAAATAAAAGACCTTGCCATGAAAAATCCCGCCCTATTTGCCTCGGGGTATTTTTTGCACGAAAACAAAAAAGCTGCTTTTGACTTCCACATCCGAGAAGGAGATTGGGGAGCTATCAGAAAAAGGCTTTTACTGCTTCTACCTGAAAACCGAGGCCTTAAAACTCTTTGCGAAATCGTAATAGACGGTAAGGCTAAAGATATTCACCTAAAAAGTGAAGCCCCAAACCTAAAGACCCTTTTCCATCTAGACAATTTTTCTTATGAAGGGACAGCTGAAAATGGTGTCATTCGAGTTCCTACCCTTAATTTGAGACTGGAAAATGTATCTGGCTGGGCTTCTTTAAAAAAGGCAATTCTTAAAGTAAAAAAAGGAGAAGGAGATTACCAGCAAACCCATCTTTCTAATGTTTCTTTAGAACTTAATTTAAGAAAATTAAAAGACAAAACATCGCCGCTCATTTTTGAAGCAGATTTCAAAACAAATTTCAACGACCTTAGAAAAATATTAGGCGCCTTGCCCTTACCGGCTAAAATAAACGAAGAGTTAAACAACTTAAATGGTACCGGAAAACTTTTCGGTCAAGTAAAAATCGGCGGCCTTTTAAAAAAGCCCATTGTTTCCTTTTCTTTTACGCCTGCTAATCTCTCATTGAAATATGCTCACTTTCCTTTACCAGCAGTTTTAAATGACGGGCTGGTCACTTATAAAGCCCATACCCTATCCGTAAAGGGAATAGAAATCTCATTCCCTAAAAGTAAGATTTTTACTTCTTTTTCGTTAAATATTTCTAAAAAACCTTATTTTTTTACTTTATCTGAGGCTAGAGGAACAATTTTTATACCTGAACTCAAAAAAATATTACATAGTTATCCCAAAGGAGAGGAAATACTAAATCGCTATCCTTTTGACGGCGAGTGGATAGACTTAATTTACGCCAGCTACAAAGGCCTTTTAGAAGAAAAATCACTTGTCCAAAACTTTTCTCTTAAAGCTCAAACAACAAACTTCAAAATATCGATGACCTATTTACCTGGACCCCTTTTCTTTAAAAGAGCCACGGTGATTTATGACAAATATAGCCTTGCTTTTGAAAATTCAGAAGCAAATCTTCTTGATGCTCATTTTTTGGGAGCAGGAGAAATAGATTTTAAGCCTTTAAGCTTATACCTAAGAGGTGAAGGGCAAAGTGGAAAAGATTTCATTTCTTGGATTTATAAAAAAGGAAAAATTCCTGATAAATTCTTTCCTGTAACGCCTATTAAAGCAAGTTCCCTAAAATTTAAAATGGCTCTTCCAAAAATTACTTTTAACGGACAATTAATAAACCATAAAAACGTTAAGGCCTCTTTTAATTTTGAAAAAGATAAAAACTATTGGAAAATCAAATCTATAATTTATCCCAGTGCTTCGTCTCCAATTAATATCCAAATAGAAAAAAATTATATGTGGAACATAGCTTTTAACGGGCATTTAACCCAAGATCAGATAAAACAGTTTTTCTTAAAAAATCCCTTTGTATTAAAAAAAATTTCCGGCGATTTTACCGCTAAAATCAATGCAAAAGAGTTAACTCGTAGTCAATTTACGGGAACCTTAAAGGTAAGCGGGTTTAAATGGCCAACTAAGCCTAATATCTGGATAGAAGAACTCGATGTCAAAGCTCGTAAGAAAAATGTAAAAATAAAACATCTGGAAGCAGATATCGGCGATACTACTATCGAAGCCAAAGGTAATTTATATTTTGACCCTAATTTTATAAACTTTGAAGGTAAAGTTTACTCTCCTTTCATTGTCCTTGACGATATTCTTTCTCTAAGAAAAAGAAATTCAAACAAAAATTCTAAAATTAAATTAGTAGGAACAGTAGATTTTGAAGTAGACTCGTTAGTTTACAAAAATTTTGAACTATCTCTCGTAACAGGAACTCTGTTTTATTATCCTGAAAAAATCCGTGTGGTAGTAAATCAAGCCAATTTATGTGGCATAAAATTCTGGGGAGACTATGAAAAGTCTTTAAAAGCACGAAAGTTAAAAGTTTTCTTCAAACGTCAAAATGGAGAACTGGCCAAAACATTATTTTGTCTTTTCCATCAGAAAAAATTTGAAGGCCCTTATAATCTCAAAGGAAATCTCTTAACTAGCGGTCATAAAGCCTTATTTGAGAAAAGTAGTGGTGAAATAAATTTTATCTCTAAAAAGGGAAGGATACATCAGTTTGGTCTTCTATCTAAGCTTCTAGCATTTTTAAGCCCTATAGATATATTTCAGGGAAATCTGCCCAATTTAGGAGAAGAAGGCTTGACCTACAATTTGTTAAAACTGGATGGTCGCTTTCAAAAAAAATATTTAGAGATTGAAAATCTCGAATTAAATGCCCCGGGGTTTCGTTTCTTCGCTACTGGAAAGATAGACATCTTGAATAAAAAAATAAACCTTACCGCTTTAGTCTCTCCCTTCAAAACTGTTGACACCGTAGTAAGCAATGTCCCATTAGTAGGCTGGGTGTTAACTGGGAAGTCAAAAATGATCGTAGGGGTACCGATTCGTATAAGTGGAAAACTTGAAGACCCTAGCATTATTCCCCTTGACCCTACTACCCTTGGATCTCACTTTTTAGGTATCGTAGGAAGAACATTTAAATTGCCATTTAAAATACTATTTCCGGGTAAAAAATAG
- a CDS encoding DNA polymerase ligase N-terminal domain-containing protein, protein MPRFSVQEHHASHLHWDLRLEKDGVLKSWAIPKGPPLEPGVRRLAIQTEDHPLDYIYFEGIIPPGYYGAGVVKLWDKGEYDIEKWEDEKIVVNFHGEKLKGRYTLLRLRDKNWLIFKNKRQD, encoded by the coding sequence ATGCCTCGCTTTTCGGTACAGGAACACCATGCCAGCCATCTACATTGGGACCTGCGTCTTGAAAAAGACGGAGTCCTTAAATCTTGGGCTATACCCAAAGGCCCTCCCCTTGAACCAGGTGTAAGACGGCTTGCCATTCAAACAGAAGATCATCCCCTTGATTACATTTATTTTGAAGGCATAATCCCGCCAGGATATTACGGAGCAGGCGTAGTAAAGCTTTGGGATAAAGGCGAATATGACATTGAAAAATGGGAAGACGAAAAAATTGTGGTCAATTTTCACGGCGAAAAATTAAAAGGCCGCTACACCCTTCTTCGTTTACGAGACAAAAATTGGCTTATATTTAAAAATAAAAGACAAGATTAA
- a CDS encoding MinD/ParA family protein, giving the protein MMISITSGKGGVGKTSLAVNLALALSPEYKVLLVDADLGLANVDIMLSLAPKVTVKHVLLEGRSLKEAVVEGGYGFHVLPAASGVVELVQPDSDMKGILELGFHELSSSYDLLLFDTGAGISPAVLWFNCLASYTIVVFTPEPTSITDAYALIKVLFRDYGQKNFLLVANQASQQEGEQYFLHLKKVIDHYLGANPLFLGSIPKDPALTQSIRLQKPLLAYNRETKAAKAILEIAGKIKGIIPQKTENSLLSKS; this is encoded by the coding sequence ATGATGATTAGTATAACAAGCGGTAAAGGAGGAGTAGGTAAGACTTCTCTGGCTGTTAATCTGGCTCTGGCGTTGAGTCCAGAATATAAAGTTTTGTTGGTGGATGCTGATCTTGGTCTGGCTAACGTAGACATAATGCTTTCTCTGGCGCCTAAAGTTACTGTAAAGCATGTCCTCCTAGAAGGCCGTTCCCTTAAAGAGGCTGTAGTGGAAGGGGGATACGGTTTCCATGTCCTTCCGGCAGCTTCTGGGGTAGTGGAGTTAGTACAACCTGATTCGGATATGAAAGGTATTCTGGAATTAGGGTTTCATGAGCTTTCTTCTAGCTATGATTTATTACTTTTTGATACTGGAGCTGGCATTTCTCCGGCAGTTCTCTGGTTTAATTGTCTGGCTAGCTATACTATAGTGGTTTTTACCCCTGAACCTACTTCTATTACCGATGCCTATGCCCTTATAAAGGTCCTTTTTCGAGATTACGGTCAAAAAAACTTTTTATTGGTGGCTAATCAGGCTTCTCAACAGGAAGGAGAACAATATTTTCTACACCTTAAAAAGGTTATTGATCATTATTTGGGGGCCAACCCTTTGTTTTTAGGCTCTATACCTAAAGATCCTGCCCTCACGCAAAGTATTCGTCTCCAAAAACCTTTACTAGCTTATAATCGGGAGACAAAAGCCGCTAAAGCCATTTTAGAAATAGCAGGTAAAATTAAGGGGATAATCCCTCAAAAGACGGAAAATTCTTTGCTTTCTAAATCTTAA
- a CDS encoding GGDEF domain-containing protein, translating to MDIEGRLKQIKEFLAQNGHKIDPKTNQMIKELCSLCEELHAQASIDFLTGLYNRRFFEKELEINVEKAKRDRSVFSLILMDLDHFKKVNDQYGHLVGDEVLRKVAEIIKKNIRKIDIPARYGGEEFAVILPTTGSEGAFAVAKRLKRSINEALFGPKDKPFHITASMGVGTYRPLSGLSAEEFLAKVDKLLYQAKEAGRNCIVTDQEEQILSTEQDGITYEEREALKGVWQYDD from the coding sequence ATGGATATAGAAGGACGTTTAAAACAAATAAAGGAATTTTTGGCCCAAAACGGCCACAAAATAGACCCCAAAACCAACCAGATGATAAAAGAGCTGTGTAGTCTCTGTGAGGAACTCCATGCCCAGGCTTCTATTGATTTTTTGACGGGTCTTTATAATCGTCGTTTTTTTGAAAAAGAGCTGGAAATTAATGTTGAGAAGGCCAAGCGAGATAGAAGTGTTTTCTCGTTAATTCTTATGGATCTTGATCACTTTAAAAAGGTAAATGACCAATATGGCCATCTTGTCGGTGACGAAGTACTTAGAAAAGTCGCCGAAATAATAAAGAAGAATATCCGCAAAATAGATATCCCGGCTCGTTATGGTGGTGAGGAATTTGCTGTTATTCTCCCAACTACAGGGAGTGAGGGGGCTTTTGCGGTAGCCAAACGTCTTAAACGCAGTATAAACGAGGCCCTCTTTGGCCCTAAAGATAAACCTTTCCATATAACGGCTAGTATGGGAGTAGGAACTTACAGACCTCTTTCAGGGCTTTCTGCCGAAGAATTTTTGGCCAAAGTTGATAAGCTTCTTTATCAGGCCAAAGAAGCTGGACGTAACTGTATCGTGACTGACCAAGAAGAGCAAATTCTTTCTACCGAACAGGATGGTATCACCTACGAAGAAAGGGAAGCTTTAAAAGGAGTGTGGCAATATGATGATTAG
- the rpoC gene encoding DNA-directed RNA polymerase subunit beta', whose protein sequence is MEDLLSYFSKPKDPMNIKAIRLGLASPEKILEWSHGEVKKPETINYRTLKPERDGLFCAKIFGPVKDYECLCGKYKRMKHRGVICEKCGVEVIQSKVRRERMGHISLAAPVAHIWYLRSIPSKIGALLDMTLKELERVLYFESFVVTESEIPEVPVGKVLNEEEYQNLLQAHGPKFKIGIGAEAIKTILQNLNLEELSKELREEMAKTRSEAKRKKLGKRLRIVEALKESGNKPEWMILDVIPVIPPDLRPLVPLEGGRFATSDLNDLYRRVINRNNRLKRLMDLDAPDIIVRNEMRMLQEAVDTLFDNGRRGRPVTGPNRRPLKSLSDMLKGKQGRFRQNLLGKRVDYSGRSVIVVGPELRMHQCGLPKKMALELFKPFIYNWLEKNGHVTTIKSAKKMVEKEDPLVWDALDEIVKEHPIMLNRAPTLHRLGIQAFEPILIDSKAIQLHPLVCVAYNADFDGDQMAVHLPLSVEAQTECRVLLLSTNNILLPASGIPVVYPTQDMVLGIFYITQERPFARGEGRIFANREEAILAYEEGEVDLQAKVKVRMDGKLVETTVGRVLFSTIVPEEIKFEEYNKPLAKKALQQLIDLSYRRAGAKKTVIFADKMKDMGYYFATKAALSICLDNMQIPAKKQQLLEEAEKKVREIWEQYQEGLITDGERYNKVVDVWATVTEQVTEEMIKEMETKEYVSPDGKKKKKGPSGNPLYIMAYSGARGSKDQIRQLAGMRGLMAKPTGEIIETPIKSNFREGLSVLEYFISTHGARKGLADTALKTANAGYLTRRLVDVAQDCTITEEDCHTIDGIEVGHLIEGGEIMEPVWDRVLGRVALEDVEDPVTGEILIRANEEIDEKAAEKLREAGIEKVTIRSVLTCQSKYGVCAKCYGRDLATGRLVEIGEAVGVIAAQSIGEPGTQLTMRTFHIGGTASRAAEQSEHRAQSQGIVKFINLRTVRTDRGYLVAMNRQGEIAIITPDGREKERYPVVYGARILVEEGQKVNPGDLLVEWDPFTIPIITEVSGRVKFGDIIEGVTVDERTDPITGKVSIIVREYKHTDYRPRISIKDERGRTVKIPGKGHARYLLPVGAILTVNEGDEVKAGDIIAKIPRETTKTKDITGGLPRVAELFEARKPKEFAIISEIDGIVHFDKEIKGKRKLIIQPEVGDPKEYLIPKGKHIAVHEGDYVRAGEPLIEGSPNPHDILRVKGVKGLARFLVEEIQEVYRLQGVRINDKHFEVIVRQMLKKVKIREVGDTNFMLGELVDKTRFQEENERVLAMGGRPAVAEPLILGITKASLAVESFLAAASFQETTKVLTEASLAGKVDYLRGLKENIIIGRLIPAGTGRVYYDMKEEQRAKKSPSGLSELTA, encoded by the coding sequence ATGGAAGATCTCCTTTCCTATTTTTCCAAGCCAAAAGATCCCATGAATATCAAAGCGATAAGGCTTGGGCTTGCTTCTCCAGAAAAGATTCTTGAATGGAGTCACGGAGAAGTCAAGAAACCTGAAACCATTAACTACCGTACTTTAAAACCAGAAAGAGACGGGCTTTTCTGTGCCAAAATATTTGGTCCTGTTAAGGACTACGAGTGTCTCTGCGGAAAATATAAACGCATGAAACACCGCGGTGTTATTTGTGAAAAGTGTGGTGTTGAAGTGATTCAAAGCAAAGTGCGCCGTGAACGCATGGGGCATATAAGTCTTGCAGCCCCGGTGGCCCATATTTGGTATCTTCGGAGTATTCCTAGCAAAATCGGGGCCCTTCTTGATATGACCTTAAAAGAACTTGAGCGCGTTCTTTATTTTGAAAGCTTTGTGGTTACGGAAAGCGAAATTCCAGAGGTTCCGGTAGGCAAAGTTTTAAATGAAGAAGAGTATCAGAATCTTCTTCAGGCTCATGGGCCGAAGTTCAAAATTGGCATTGGAGCTGAGGCTATAAAGACTATACTTCAGAATCTCAACCTGGAGGAACTTTCCAAAGAGTTGCGGGAAGAGATGGCCAAGACCCGCAGTGAGGCTAAACGCAAAAAGCTTGGTAAACGTCTGCGTATCGTGGAAGCCCTTAAAGAGTCTGGGAATAAACCTGAATGGATGATACTTGATGTTATCCCTGTAATCCCACCGGATTTGAGGCCACTTGTGCCCCTTGAAGGCGGACGTTTCGCCACCTCTGATTTGAACGATCTTTATCGACGGGTTATCAACCGCAATAATCGGCTCAAACGCTTGATGGACCTTGATGCTCCTGACATCATTGTGCGCAATGAGATGCGCATGCTCCAGGAAGCGGTGGACACTTTATTTGACAACGGCCGCCGTGGACGGCCTGTTACAGGGCCAAATCGCAGGCCGCTTAAGAGTCTTTCTGATATGCTCAAAGGTAAGCAGGGCCGTTTCCGGCAGAACCTCCTTGGTAAACGGGTGGACTACTCTGGGCGTTCGGTTATTGTGGTGGGGCCTGAGCTCAGGATGCACCAGTGTGGGCTTCCTAAAAAGATGGCCTTAGAGCTTTTTAAGCCTTTTATCTATAACTGGCTTGAGAAAAATGGTCACGTAACCACCATTAAAAGTGCTAAAAAGATGGTGGAAAAAGAAGATCCCCTGGTCTGGGATGCCCTTGACGAAATCGTAAAAGAACATCCGATTATGCTAAACCGTGCTCCAACTCTTCACCGCCTTGGTATTCAGGCCTTTGAGCCCATTCTTATCGACTCTAAGGCCATACAGCTTCATCCACTGGTGTGTGTGGCTTATAACGCTGACTTTGACGGTGACCAGATGGCCGTTCATCTGCCTCTTTCCGTTGAAGCCCAAACTGAATGCCGGGTGCTTCTCCTTTCCACCAATAACATTTTGCTTCCGGCAAGTGGTATTCCGGTGGTTTATCCCACTCAGGACATGGTACTTGGGATCTTTTACATCACTCAGGAACGGCCTTTTGCTAGGGGAGAAGGCCGTATTTTTGCCAACAGAGAAGAGGCTATTCTTGCTTATGAAGAAGGTGAGGTTGATCTTCAGGCCAAAGTCAAAGTGCGCATGGACGGCAAGCTGGTAGAGACCACCGTGGGGCGGGTACTTTTTTCCACCATTGTGCCTGAGGAAATCAAGTTTGAAGAATACAACAAGCCTTTGGCTAAAAAGGCCTTGCAGCAATTAATTGACCTTTCCTATCGTCGGGCTGGGGCTAAAAAGACAGTTATCTTTGCCGACAAAATGAAAGATATGGGTTATTACTTCGCCACCAAAGCGGCCCTTTCTATTTGCTTAGACAATATGCAGATTCCGGCTAAAAAGCAGCAGCTCCTTGAAGAGGCCGAGAAAAAAGTCCGCGAAATCTGGGAACAGTACCAGGAAGGTCTTATCACCGATGGTGAAAGATACAACAAGGTAGTTGACGTCTGGGCTACGGTAACAGAGCAGGTTACCGAAGAAATGATTAAAGAAATGGAAACTAAAGAGTATGTCAGCCCGGACGGGAAGAAAAAGAAAAAAGGGCCTAGTGGAAACCCTCTTTACATCATGGCTTACTCTGGTGCTCGTGGTTCTAAAGACCAGATTCGCCAGCTGGCTGGTATGCGTGGTTTGATGGCCAAGCCTACTGGTGAGATTATTGAAACGCCTATTAAATCCAACTTCCGTGAAGGTCTTTCGGTGCTTGAATACTTTATTTCCACTCACGGTGCGCGCAAAGGTTTAGCAGACACGGCTCTTAAGACGGCTAACGCTGGTTATCTTACTCGTCGTCTGGTGGATGTGGCGCAAGATTGCACCATTACTGAAGAAGACTGTCACACCATTGACGGTATTGAAGTGGGCCACCTGATTGAAGGTGGTGAAATTATGGAGCCCGTGTGGGATCGTGTGCTTGGCCGTGTGGCTCTGGAAGATGTAGAAGATCCTGTTACCGGTGAAATACTTATTCGTGCCAATGAAGAGATCGACGAAAAAGCTGCGGAAAAACTCCGAGAGGCAGGTATTGAAAAAGTAACCATTCGTTCAGTGCTTACCTGCCAGAGCAAATATGGTGTGTGTGCCAAGTGTTATGGCCGAGATCTTGCAACTGGTCGTTTAGTGGAAATAGGTGAAGCGGTAGGTGTTATAGCGGCGCAGTCAATTGGTGAGCCGGGAACCCAGCTTACCATGCGTACTTTCCACATTGGTGGTACGGCTAGTCGGGCAGCTGAGCAGTCGGAACACCGGGCTCAAAGCCAGGGTATAGTTAAGTTTATCAATTTGCGTACAGTTAGGACTGACAGGGGCTATCTGGTGGCTATGAATCGTCAGGGCGAGATTGCTATCATAACTCCTGACGGCCGCGAAAAAGAGCGTTATCCGGTGGTTTATGGAGCTCGCATTCTTGTAGAAGAAGGCCAGAAGGTAAATCCCGGAGACCTTCTAGTTGAATGGGATCCCTTTACTATTCCCATTATTACGGAAGTTTCCGGGCGAGTTAAGTTTGGAGACATCATAGAAGGTGTTACTGTTGACGAAAGGACTGACCCGATTACCGGTAAGGTAAGTATCATAGTGAGGGAATACAAACATACGGACTATCGCCCACGTATCTCTATTAAAGACGAACGCGGGCGCACCGTTAAAATTCCTGGCAAGGGTCATGCTCGTTATCTTCTGCCTGTAGGTGCCATTCTTACGGTTAACGAGGGCGATGAGGTTAAGGCCGGAGATATTATCGCTAAGATCCCTCGTGAGACCACCAAGACTAAAGATATTACCGGTGGTCTGCCAAGAGTGGCGGAGCTTTTTGAAGCCCGCAAACCTAAAGAATTTGCCATTATCAGTGAAATTGACGGTATAGTCCATTTTGATAAGGAAATTAAAGGTAAAAGAAAGCTTATCATCCAGCCTGAAGTAGGTGATCCTAAAGAATACTTAATCCCTAAAGGCAAGCACATTGCCGTTCACGAGGGGGATTATGTTAGGGCAGGTGAGCCCTTGATTGAAGGTTCTCCTAACCCGCACGATATTTTGCGAGTTAAAGGCGTAAAGGGGCTCGCGCGCTTTCTGGTAGAAGAGATTCAGGAAGTTTATCGTCTTCAGGGTGTGCGCATTAATGACAAGCACTTTGAAGTTATTGTGCGCCAGATGCTCAAGAAGGTTAAGATTCGCGAAGTAGGTGATACCAACTTCATGCTGGGTGAGCTGGTGGATAAGACCCGCTTCCAGGAAGAAAACGAACGTGTGCTGGCTATGGGAGGGCGTCCGGCTGTAGCTGAGCCTTTGATTTTAGGAATTACCAAGGCCTCGCTGGCGGTGGAAAGCTTTCTCGCGGCAGCTTCTTTCCAGGAAACCACCAAGGTGCTTACCGAAGCCTCTCTGGCCGGCAAGGTGGATTATCTACGGGGCTTGAAGGAAAATATCATTATTGGACGCTTAATTCCTGCGGGAACCGGTCGTGTTTATTACGACATGAAAGAAGAACAAAGAGCCAAAAAATCGCCTTCTGGTCTATCTGAATTGACTGCTTAA